Proteins from one Nitrobacteraceae bacterium AZCC 2146 genomic window:
- a CDS encoding AcrR family transcriptional regulator (product_source=COG1309; cath_funfam=1.10.10.60; cog=COG1309; pfam=PF00440,PF14246; superfamily=46689,48498): protein MNVTTATPPLDTPRRAIRRTRRGDEKSEQIRSTATELFLGRGYDGVSVDEIVRSVGGSKTNIYNHFRNKEGLFLAIVKGLCEDLLASFVTIDVSALDVDEGLRTFALALLGILLQDRHLAFQRLIIAETARFPALGRAWFESGPEKSRSIIAQFIEQQQRAGHLRPSDPHQSATLFHDMITFDLLHRAMLGDKPSDDEIRHRIDTAIDAFLHGFGRK, encoded by the coding sequence ATGAACGTGACGACCGCCACGCCGCCGCTTGACACGCCGCGACGAGCAATCCGCCGCACTCGGCGCGGCGACGAGAAATCCGAACAGATCCGCTCGACCGCTACCGAGCTATTCCTCGGGCGTGGCTACGACGGCGTCAGCGTGGACGAGATCGTCCGCTCCGTCGGTGGCTCGAAGACCAATATCTACAATCACTTCCGCAACAAAGAGGGGCTTTTCCTCGCGATCGTGAAAGGGCTGTGCGAGGATTTGCTGGCATCCTTCGTCACGATTGACGTCTCCGCCCTCGACGTCGACGAAGGCCTGAGAACATTCGCACTGGCCCTCCTCGGCATCCTACTTCAGGACCGGCACTTGGCGTTTCAGCGGCTTATCATCGCCGAAACGGCGCGCTTTCCGGCGCTCGGGCGCGCATGGTTCGAGAGCGGGCCGGAGAAATCTCGAAGCATCATTGCCCAGTTCATCGAACAACAGCAGCGAGCGGGCCATTTGCGCCCGAGCGATCCGCATCAATCGGCAACCCTGTTCCACGACATGATCACTTTTGACCTGCTGCACCGAGCCATGTTGGGCGATAAACCGAGCGACGACGAGATTCGTCATCGGATCGATACGGCAATCGACGCCTTCCTGCACGGCTTCGGGCGGAAATAG
- a CDS encoding UDPglucose 6-dehydrogenase (product_source=KO:K00012; cath_funfam=1.20.5.100,3.40.50.720; cog=COG1004; ko=KO:K00012; pfam=PF00984,PF03720,PF03721; smart=SM00984; superfamily=48179,51735,52413; tigrfam=TIGR03026) — protein sequence MRIAMIGTGYVGLVSGACFADFGHHVTCVDKDDDKIAALQRGEIPIFEPGLDALVAANVKAGRLDFTTDLTGPVADADAVFIAVGTPSRRGDGHADLSYVYAAAREIAAALKDFTVVVTKSTVPVGTGDEVERLILEAHPTADMAVASNPEFLREGAAIRDFKFPDRIVVGTSDERARKVLGEIYRPLSLNQAPVMYTERRTAELIKYAANAFLATKITFINEIADLAEKVGADVQEVARGIGMDNRIGSKFLHAGPGFGGSCFPKDTRALVKIALDHDVPLRIVEAVLGVNDNRKRAMARKVSNALGGNLRGKTVAVLGLTFKPDTDDMREAPSIPLVTGLLDMGAKVRAFDPVGMEQARRELPDITYCDDAYACADGADALVIVTEWVQFRALDLPRLKLLMKQPVVVDLRNVYRPEEMAAAGFVYEGVGRGTRPN from the coding sequence ATGCGTATCGCAATGATCGGCACCGGCTATGTCGGCCTCGTGTCCGGCGCCTGCTTTGCCGATTTCGGCCACCACGTTACCTGCGTGGACAAGGATGATGACAAGATCGCAGCTTTGCAGCGCGGCGAGATCCCGATCTTCGAACCTGGCCTCGATGCACTGGTCGCGGCCAACGTGAAGGCCGGGCGGCTGGATTTTACCACCGACCTCACCGGCCCCGTGGCCGACGCCGACGCGGTGTTCATTGCGGTCGGCACGCCATCGCGGCGCGGCGACGGCCATGCCGATCTCTCTTACGTCTATGCCGCCGCGCGCGAGATCGCCGCGGCGCTGAAAGACTTCACGGTGGTGGTCACCAAATCCACCGTGCCGGTCGGCACCGGCGACGAGGTCGAGCGGCTGATCCTCGAGGCCCATCCAACGGCCGACATGGCGGTCGCCTCCAATCCGGAATTTTTGCGCGAGGGCGCGGCGATCCGCGACTTCAAGTTTCCCGACCGCATCGTGGTCGGCACTTCCGATGAGCGCGCGCGCAAAGTGCTCGGCGAGATCTACCGGCCGCTGTCGCTGAACCAGGCGCCGGTGATGTACACCGAGCGGCGCACCGCCGAGCTGATCAAATACGCCGCCAACGCTTTCCTCGCCACCAAGATCACCTTCATCAACGAGATCGCCGACCTGGCCGAAAAGGTCGGCGCCGACGTGCAGGAAGTGGCGCGCGGCATCGGCATGGACAACCGCATCGGATCGAAGTTCCTGCATGCCGGCCCGGGCTTCGGCGGCTCGTGCTTTCCCAAGGACACCCGCGCGCTGGTCAAGATCGCGCTCGACCACGACGTGCCGCTGCGCATCGTCGAGGCCGTGCTGGGCGTCAACGACAACCGCAAGCGCGCGATGGCGCGAAAAGTCTCCAACGCGCTCGGCGGCAATCTGCGCGGCAAGACCGTCGCGGTGCTCGGCCTCACCTTCAAGCCCGACACCGACGACATGCGCGAGGCGCCGTCGATCCCGCTGGTCACCGGCCTGCTCGACATGGGCGCCAAGGTGCGCGCTTTCGATCCGGTCGGCATGGAGCAGGCGCGGCGCGAACTGCCAGATATCACCTATTGCGACGACGCCTATGCCTGCGCCGACGGCGCCGATGCGCTGGTGATCGTCACCGAGTGGGTGCAGTTCCGCGCGCTCGACCTGCCGCGCCTCAAGCTTTTGATGAAGCAACCGGTCGTGGTTGACTTGCGCAACGTGTACCGCCCGGAAGAGATGGCCGCGGCGGGGTTTGTGTATGAGGGCGTCGGACGCGGGACACGACCGAACTAA
- a CDS encoding hypothetical protein (product_source=Hypo-rule applied) — protein MEVDVSLRATAIYCIDAMSVHGNPLCPNFVCMPN, from the coding sequence ATGGAAGTCGATGTCTCATTACGGGCCACCGCGATTTACTGCATCGACGCCATGTCGGTGCACGGAAACCCGCTCTGTCCGAACTTCGTGTGCATGCCGAATTGA
- a CDS encoding serine/threonine-protein kinase HipA (product_source=KO:K07154; ko=KO:K07154; pfam=PF07804) yields the protein MVISKASATECFVYITLPGETSAVTAGKFVLSKNARNDALGQFVYRGKYLADPRAVEIDPVELKLSKHTYETALLNGVFGALRDAGPDYWGRRVIEKHAGKAKLGELDYLLESPDDRAGALGFGLNTEPPAPMRKFNQTIDLEKLQALADALVKDDLPNDPQAQQVQDLMLLGTSMGGARPKAVVQADNALWVAKFNREDDRWNNTRVEYAMLRLARECGLATADSRIETVGGKDVLLVKRFDREKTNKGYTRARMVSGLTILRSDEAPEARQNWSYIIMVEEMRRIVEEPKKDAKELFRRVCFNALISNTDDHPRNHAIIAKAKNWKLSPAYDLTPSTPISLERRDLALDCGDQGRYANAKNILSQHARFLLERSEAEKIANDMKAKVEAMWYDTTRAIGVSEKDAERIRGAFVYPGFSL from the coding sequence GTGGTGATTTCTAAGGCGTCTGCCACCGAGTGCTTCGTCTACATCACCCTGCCCGGCGAAACATCGGCGGTGACGGCGGGGAAGTTCGTGCTGAGCAAGAACGCGCGCAACGACGCGCTCGGGCAGTTCGTCTACCGCGGCAAATATCTCGCCGATCCGCGCGCGGTTGAGATCGATCCTGTCGAACTAAAGCTATCCAAGCACACCTACGAAACTGCTCTGCTCAATGGCGTGTTCGGGGCACTGCGCGACGCCGGTCCCGATTACTGGGGCCGGCGCGTCATCGAAAAGCATGCGGGCAAGGCAAAACTCGGCGAACTCGATTACTTGCTGGAATCACCAGACGACCGTGCGGGCGCGCTCGGCTTCGGACTCAACACAGAACCTCCCGCGCCCATGCGCAAATTCAACCAGACGATCGATCTGGAGAAACTGCAAGCTTTGGCGGATGCTCTGGTCAAGGACGACCTGCCAAACGACCCGCAGGCGCAGCAGGTGCAGGATTTGATGCTGCTCGGCACCTCTATGGGCGGCGCGCGTCCCAAGGCAGTAGTGCAAGCCGACAACGCGCTGTGGGTGGCGAAATTCAACCGAGAGGACGATCGCTGGAACAACACGCGCGTCGAGTATGCCATGCTGCGACTCGCGCGCGAATGCGGGCTCGCAACAGCCGATAGCCGCATCGAGACAGTGGGCGGTAAGGATGTTCTTCTCGTCAAGCGCTTCGACCGTGAGAAGACAAATAAGGGCTACACGCGGGCGCGCATGGTCAGCGGCCTGACCATTCTGCGCTCCGACGAAGCGCCAGAGGCGCGACAGAACTGGTCTTATATTATTATGGTCGAAGAGATGCGCCGCATCGTTGAGGAACCCAAAAAGGACGCCAAAGAACTCTTCCGCCGCGTCTGCTTCAACGCGCTGATCTCCAACACTGATGATCATCCGCGTAATCACGCGATCATCGCCAAGGCGAAGAACTGGAAGCTTTCTCCGGCCTACGACCTCACGCCCTCGACGCCCATCAGCCTGGAACGCCGTGATCTCGCACTCGATTGCGGTGATCAGGGGCGCTACGCCAATGCGAAGAACATCCTCTCGCAGCACGCACGGTTTCTGCTCGAACGCTCCGAAGCCGAGAAGATCGCGAACGACATGAAGGCTAAGGTGGAAGCGATGTGGTACGACACAACGCGCGCCATCGGCGTCTCAGAGAAAGACGCCGAGAGAATCCGCGGTGCCTTCGTCTATCCGGGGTTTTCGCTCTGA
- a CDS encoding adenosylhomocysteinase (product_source=KO:K01251; cath_funfam=3.40.50.1480,3.40.50.720; cog=COG0499; ko=KO:K01251; pfam=PF00670,PF05221; smart=SM00996; superfamily=52283; tigrfam=TIGR00936) → MTATAKKPAFTDYIVKDIALAPFGRKEISIAETEMPGLMATREEYGPKQVLKGARIAGSLHMTIQTAVLIETLVALGADVRWVSCNIYSTQDHAAAAIAAAGIPVFAIKGETLTEYWDYTAKLFDWHGGGTPNMILDDGGDATMLVHNGLRAEQGDTAFLDKPESEEEEVFYALIKKLLKEKPKGWFASLAANIMGVSEETTTGVHRLYEMQKSGKLLFPAINVNDSVTKSKFDNLYGCRESLVDGIRRGTDVMMSGKVAMVAGFGDVGKGSAASLRQAGCRVLVSEIDPICALQAAMEGYEVVTMEDAAPRADIFVTATGNKDIITIEHMRAMKDRAIVCNIGHFDNEIQIAHLKNLKWDNIKPQVDEITFPDKHRIILLSEGRLVNLGNAMGHPSFVMSASFTNQTLAQIELFANNKDGKYKKEVYVLPKSLDEKVARLHLSKIGVKLTELRPDQAAYIGVKPEGPFKADHYRY, encoded by the coding sequence ATGACCGCCACCGCCAAGAAGCCGGCCTTCACCGACTACATCGTCAAGGACATCGCGCTCGCCCCGTTCGGCCGCAAGGAAATCTCGATCGCCGAGACCGAGATGCCCGGCCTGATGGCGACCCGCGAGGAATACGGCCCGAAGCAGGTGCTGAAGGGTGCGCGCATCGCCGGCTCCTTGCACATGACGATCCAGACCGCGGTGCTGATCGAGACGTTGGTGGCGCTCGGCGCCGACGTACGCTGGGTGTCCTGCAACATCTATTCGACCCAGGACCACGCCGCCGCGGCGATCGCCGCGGCCGGCATTCCGGTGTTCGCCATCAAGGGCGAGACCCTGACGGAATATTGGGACTACACCGCGAAGCTGTTCGACTGGCACGGCGGCGGCACCCCGAACATGATCCTCGACGATGGCGGCGACGCCACCATGCTGGTGCATAACGGCCTGCGCGCCGAGCAGGGCGATACCGCCTTCCTCGACAAGCCGGAGTCGGAAGAAGAGGAAGTATTCTACGCGCTGATCAAGAAGCTTCTCAAGGAGAAGCCGAAGGGCTGGTTCGCCAGCCTGGCCGCGAACATCATGGGCGTCTCGGAAGAGACCACCACGGGTGTGCATCGTCTGTACGAGATGCAGAAGAGCGGCAAGCTGCTGTTCCCGGCGATCAACGTCAACGACAGCGTCACCAAGTCGAAGTTCGACAATCTCTATGGCTGCCGCGAATCGCTGGTCGACGGCATCCGCCGCGGCACCGACGTCATGATGTCCGGCAAGGTCGCCATGGTCGCCGGCTTCGGCGACGTCGGCAAGGGCTCGGCGGCGTCGCTGCGCCAGGCCGGCTGCCGCGTGCTGGTGTCCGAAATCGATCCGATCTGCGCGCTGCAGGCGGCGATGGAAGGCTATGAAGTCGTCACCATGGAAGACGCGGCACCCCGCGCCGACATCTTCGTCACCGCCACCGGCAACAAGGACATCATCACCATCGAGCACATGCGCGCGATGAAGGATCGTGCCATCGTCTGCAACATCGGCCACTTCGACAACGAGATTCAGATCGCGCATCTGAAGAACCTGAAGTGGGACAACATCAAGCCGCAGGTCGACGAGATCACGTTCCCCGACAAGCACCGCATCATCCTGTTGTCGGAAGGCCGCCTGGTGAACCTCGGCAATGCGATGGGCCATCCGTCCTTCGTGATGTCGGCGTCGTTCACCAACCAGACGCTGGCGCAGATCGAACTGTTCGCCAACAACAAGGACGGCAAGTACAAGAAGGAAGTGTACGTGCTGCCGAAGTCGCTGGACGAGAAGGTCGCGCGTCTGCATCTCAGCAAGATCGGCGTCAAGCTCACCGAGCTGCGCCCCGATCAGGCCGCCTATATCGGCGTCAAGCCGGAAGGCCCGTTCAAGGCGGACCACTACCGCTACTGA
- a CDS encoding hypothetical protein (product_source=Hypo-rule applied; cath_funfam=3.30.70.790; superfamily=47175; transmembrane_helix_parts=Inside_1_8,TMhelix_9_31,Outside_32_175), with the protein MKTSTKDRSIAFALLAIIPAAILGVALASTHSDAAGPQGSPSPQTAQYLPSISDMMIATIQPRHLRLWQAAQNRNWEFAAYELGNLHGAFKRLGEAHPVDHDMPFQDMIASVTEQPFKALDTAIKSKDENGFSKAYADLTEGCNSCHQALSRGVVVIRVPSGTSVSDQDFTSPKP; encoded by the coding sequence ATGAAGACGTCGACCAAGGATCGTTCCATCGCCTTTGCGCTTCTAGCGATTATTCCGGCAGCCATCCTCGGTGTCGCCTTGGCGAGTACGCATAGCGATGCCGCAGGGCCGCAAGGATCGCCGTCACCTCAGACCGCTCAATATCTGCCCAGCATCAGCGACATGATGATCGCGACGATTCAACCGCGCCATCTCAGACTTTGGCAGGCCGCGCAGAACAGAAATTGGGAATTCGCGGCCTACGAGCTCGGAAATTTGCATGGCGCTTTCAAGCGTCTCGGCGAAGCCCATCCCGTCGACCACGACATGCCTTTCCAGGACATGATCGCATCCGTCACCGAGCAACCGTTCAAAGCACTCGACACTGCAATTAAGTCGAAGGACGAGAATGGATTTAGCAAGGCTTACGCCGATCTTACGGAGGGATGTAACTCGTGCCATCAGGCCCTCAGCCGCGGCGTTGTCGTAATCCGAGTGCCGAGCGGCACTTCCGTTTCGGACCAGGATTTCACTTCGCCTAAGCCTTGA
- a CDS encoding S-adenosylmethionine synthetase (product_source=KO:K00789; cath_funfam=3.30.300.10; cog=COG0192; ko=KO:K00789; pfam=PF00438,PF02772,PF02773; superfamily=55973; tigrfam=TIGR01034): protein MRASYLFTSESVSEGHPDKVCDRISDEIVDLFFREGPKAGIDPWAIRAACETLATTNKVVIAGETRGPSTVTNDHIEAVVRAAIKDIGYEQDGFHWKTADIEILLHPQSADIAQGVDALQPGTNQEEGAGDQGIMFGYATNETPELMPAPIHYAHKILRLISEARHSGVEKVLGPDSKSQVTVQYENGRPVGVREIVVSHQHLIEDMTSNQVRERVEPYVRKALPDGWISDKTIWHINPTGKFFIGGPDGDAGLTGRKIIVDTYGGAAPHGGGAFSGKDSTKVDRSAAYAARYVAKNIVAAGLADRCTLQLAYAIGVARPLSIYVDTHGTGKVSEDKLEKAVAEAMDLTPRGIRKHLDLNKPIYARTSAYGHFGRTPDADGGFSWEKTDLADALKRAV from the coding sequence ATGCGCGCGTCTTATTTGTTCACCAGCGAATCGGTTTCCGAAGGTCATCCCGACAAGGTTTGCGACCGGATTTCCGACGAGATCGTCGATCTGTTTTTCCGTGAGGGCCCGAAGGCCGGCATCGACCCCTGGGCGATCCGCGCGGCGTGCGAAACCCTCGCCACCACCAACAAAGTGGTGATCGCCGGCGAAACCCGCGGTCCCTCCACCGTCACCAACGACCATATCGAAGCGGTGGTGCGGGCTGCGATCAAGGACATCGGCTACGAGCAGGACGGGTTCCACTGGAAGACCGCCGACATCGAGATCCTGCTGCATCCGCAGTCGGCCGACATCGCGCAAGGCGTTGACGCATTGCAGCCTGGCACCAACCAGGAAGAGGGCGCCGGCGATCAGGGCATCATGTTCGGTTACGCCACCAACGAGACGCCGGAGTTGATGCCGGCGCCGATCCATTACGCGCACAAGATTTTGCGGTTGATTTCGGAAGCACGCCATTCGGGCGTCGAGAAGGTGCTCGGGCCGGATTCCAAGAGCCAGGTCACCGTGCAGTATGAAAACGGCAGGCCTGTCGGCGTCCGCGAAATCGTCGTCTCGCATCAGCACCTCATCGAGGACATGACCTCGAACCAGGTGCGCGAACGCGTGGAGCCTTACGTGCGCAAGGCGCTGCCCGATGGCTGGATCAGCGACAAGACCATCTGGCACATCAACCCGACCGGTAAGTTCTTCATCGGCGGTCCCGATGGCGACGCAGGTCTCACCGGCCGCAAGATCATCGTCGATACCTACGGCGGCGCGGCGCCGCACGGCGGCGGCGCGTTCTCCGGCAAGGATTCTACCAAGGTGGATCGCTCGGCCGCCTACGCCGCGCGCTACGTCGCTAAGAACATCGTCGCGGCCGGTCTTGCGGATCGCTGCACGCTGCAGCTGGCTTATGCCATCGGCGTGGCCCGTCCGCTGTCGATCTATGTCGACACCCACGGCACCGGCAAGGTGTCCGAGGACAAGCTCGAGAAGGCCGTCGCCGAGGCGATGGACCTGACGCCGCGCGGCATCCGCAAGCACCTCGACCTCAACAAGCCGATCTACGCCCGTACTTCCGCCTATGGCCACTTCGGCCGCACGCCGGATGCCGACGGCGGCTTCTCTTGGGAAAAGACCGATCTCGCCGACGCGCTGAAGCGCGCCGTCTGA
- a CDS encoding transcriptional regulator with XRE-family HTH domain (product_source=COG1396; cath_funfam=1.10.260.40; cog=COG1396; smart=SM00530; superfamily=47413) — MANKNQLLQAPPYPVEQALKRLGENLRVARIRREITIEEAAEKIGTGRRAVMEAEKGKASTASGVYAALLWAYDLLGPLSDLANPATDEQGLALASVKEKTRVRKSKGLSGDF, encoded by the coding sequence ATGGCGAACAAGAACCAGCTCTTACAAGCTCCGCCCTATCCGGTCGAACAGGCCCTCAAGCGCCTGGGCGAGAACCTGCGCGTTGCTCGCATCCGGCGCGAGATCACGATTGAAGAGGCTGCCGAGAAGATCGGGACCGGACGCCGCGCCGTCATGGAGGCCGAGAAGGGAAAGGCTTCGACGGCCTCAGGCGTCTACGCCGCCTTGCTGTGGGCATATGACCTGCTCGGCCCATTAAGCGATCTCGCGAATCCGGCGACCGACGAACAAGGGCTGGCGCTGGCGTCGGTTAAGGAGAAGACGCGCGTGCGCAAAAGCAAGGGGCTGAGTGGTGATTTCTAA
- a CDS encoding putative copper resistance protein D (product_source=KO:K07245; cog=COG1276; ko=KO:K07245; pfam=PF05425; superfamily=103501; transmembrane_helix_parts=Outside_1_14,TMhelix_15_37,Inside_38_57,TMhelix_58_80,Outside_81_101,TMhelix_102_124,Inside_125_130,TMhelix_131_153,Outside_154_167,TMhelix_168_190,Inside_191_208,TMhelix_209_231,Outside_232_245,TMhelix_246_268,Inside_269_295,TMhelix_296_318,Outside_319_323) has product MGWLADGVNDPLIAVRAIHFAATAITVGALIFRIVVVEPALRSAPAVIVLVRGQILRVAWIGLATAAASGILWVLLLAAEMSGLSFSEAMSADVLLTVLNETQFGLVSEIRLPFAIVLAICLVYDRIPWMRWPALASALGLIAAIAWTGHAASTMGPTGWLHLIADMLHLVASAAWIGSLVPLALLLTAARRHNDHEWMSIARDATQRFSTLGILSVGALIATGIVNVWILVGSLHALLVTGYGRILMFKVALFAAMLVIAAANRFWLTPRLALLPGSTSQLNALRQLTRNSVVEIVLGLTIFAIVGALGTLHPAIHLVELQY; this is encoded by the coding sequence ATGGGCTGGCTGGCAGATGGTGTGAACGATCCGTTGATCGCCGTTCGCGCAATACACTTTGCCGCTACTGCGATCACGGTCGGAGCGTTGATTTTCCGGATCGTGGTCGTGGAGCCCGCGTTGCGTTCAGCGCCGGCGGTGATCGTCCTCGTCCGGGGGCAAATCCTTCGTGTTGCGTGGATCGGCCTGGCAACTGCCGCGGCATCTGGCATTCTCTGGGTATTGTTGCTGGCTGCGGAGATGAGTGGTCTATCCTTCAGTGAAGCGATGAGTGCCGATGTGCTGCTGACGGTCCTGAACGAGACGCAGTTCGGTTTGGTCTCGGAAATCCGTCTCCCATTCGCAATCGTTCTTGCCATTTGTCTAGTTTATGACCGAATTCCGTGGATGCGCTGGCCTGCGCTGGCGTCGGCTCTCGGCCTGATAGCAGCGATCGCGTGGACGGGCCATGCCGCGTCCACCATGGGTCCGACGGGCTGGTTGCACCTGATCGCCGATATGCTGCATCTCGTCGCCTCGGCGGCATGGATTGGAAGCCTTGTGCCGCTGGCCTTGCTGTTGACTGCGGCGCGACGCCACAATGATCACGAATGGATGTCGATTGCGCGGGACGCAACACAACGCTTCTCAACTTTGGGTATTCTTAGTGTAGGCGCGTTGATTGCAACCGGCATTGTCAACGTATGGATACTGGTCGGTTCACTCCATGCACTACTCGTGACTGGATACGGCCGTATCCTGATGTTCAAGGTTGCTCTATTCGCAGCCATGCTGGTGATCGCTGCGGCTAACCGGTTTTGGTTGACGCCGCGACTCGCTCTCCTCCCGGGGAGTACGTCGCAGCTTAATGCGCTTCGTCAGCTCACGCGCAACAGCGTTGTCGAGATCGTTTTGGGATTGACGATTTTTGCAATCGTCGGTGCGCTTGGAACCCTGCATCCTGCGATCCATCTTGTGGAGTTGCAATACTGA
- a CDS encoding hypothetical protein (product_source=Hypo-rule applied; superfamily=53335), with product MKNDQILGLITDFCRQAEMAESTFGRRAVNDGKLVNRLREGKRITIDTLDRIQAFIAQSLPEGVPPPRGLEAPIERRDPRSNFRFFENRQKYLLFVHTCSEKRVTADRVGLELASIHPRPPALRVFDAGVGDGTVLARVMRSMHGRFPHMPFYIAGKELSLEDVRLTLDKVPDRLFEHPATVFVLTNMHYAEAPTLTPISPAAAAGMIWHEVPLRGASSGEFEAQIAGLGAFLEDNWRASINPRSGMPTYERPVALVVYREDHRFLLDSIIPRAGRTEANFDLIIASQPYRAKSSVNFRAKRIIAPLARALRAGGRLIGIHSHGQDPGMEIVQAVWPKENPFAVSRHELLRAVKYELGSAGRDLNFNAYSDQRSIFRYAMEALPNEVTGSIGTSTAFAAWNAAVYVAQIEDDRLTEVTQSGRYLDATREVLRKHNGLWFYDESYVISRRRD from the coding sequence ATGAAAAACGACCAGATCCTCGGCCTCATCACAGATTTCTGCCGCCAGGCGGAGATGGCGGAATCGACCTTTGGGCGGCGCGCCGTCAATGACGGCAAGCTCGTCAACCGGCTGCGCGAGGGCAAGCGCATCACCATCGATACCCTCGACCGGATCCAGGCCTTCATCGCCCAGTCGCTGCCGGAGGGAGTTCCGCCGCCGCGGGGGCTGGAGGCGCCGATCGAACGGCGCGATCCGCGCAGCAATTTCCGCTTCTTCGAGAACCGCCAGAAATACCTGCTGTTCGTCCATACCTGCTCGGAGAAGCGGGTGACCGCCGATCGGGTTGGGCTCGAACTTGCCAGCATCCATCCGCGGCCGCCGGCGCTCCGCGTGTTCGACGCCGGGGTTGGCGACGGCACCGTGCTGGCGCGGGTGATGCGCTCCATGCATGGCCGCTTTCCGCATATGCCGTTCTACATCGCCGGCAAGGAACTGAGCCTGGAGGATGTCCGGCTGACCCTGGACAAGGTGCCGGACCGGCTGTTCGAACACCCGGCCACCGTGTTCGTGCTGACCAACATGCATTACGCCGAGGCGCCCACGCTGACCCCGATATCGCCGGCGGCCGCCGCCGGAATGATCTGGCACGAAGTGCCGCTGCGCGGGGCGTCCTCGGGGGAGTTCGAGGCCCAGATCGCCGGACTTGGAGCTTTTCTTGAGGATAACTGGCGGGCCAGCATCAATCCCCGATCGGGCATGCCGACCTATGAACGGCCGGTGGCGTTGGTGGTTTACCGCGAGGATCACCGGTTCCTGCTGGATTCGATCATCCCGCGGGCAGGGCGCACCGAGGCCAATTTCGACCTGATTATCGCGTCGCAGCCCTATCGGGCGAAATCTTCTGTCAATTTTCGGGCCAAACGCATCATAGCGCCACTGGCCCGGGCATTGCGTGCCGGCGGCCGGCTGATCGGTATCCATTCGCATGGGCAGGACCCCGGCATGGAGATCGTCCAGGCCGTCTGGCCCAAAGAAAACCCTTTCGCCGTGAGCCGTCATGAGCTATTGCGCGCAGTGAAATACGAGCTGGGCTCTGCCGGGCGCGATCTGAACTTCAATGCCTATTCCGATCAACGGTCGATCTTCCGTTACGCCATGGAGGCGTTGCCGAACGAGGTGACAGGTTCGATTGGAACTTCGACGGCTTTTGCAGCGTGGAACGCGGCGGTTTATGTCGCCCAAATCGAGGACGACCGGTTGACGGAAGTGACCCAAAGCGGCCGTTATCTGGATGCCACAAGAGAGGTTTTGCGAAAGCACAACGGGCTCTGGTTCTACGATGAATCCTACGTCATCTCGCGGCGTCGCGACTGA